In Prionailurus viverrinus isolate Anna chromosome F2, UM_Priviv_1.0, whole genome shotgun sequence, the sequence CTCGGGTCTTGGGGATTCCGGCTTGAACCCGCACCCCCGGGGATGAGAACCTCatccccgctccccaccccaccccaccccgaccccAGAGATTGGTCTGAGATGGCCTTCCAGTCTGGGCGGGGGATTTGTCTGGCGCGGAAATGTTGGAAAGCCCACACCGGCTAGGAACCCTCGCTTCcattcatgtctttatttttccgGCCAACgattttcttttgaatatgaGAGATTCCATTCCGGAGGAGGTAGAACTCCTAGAAACGGGGTCCTCCCGCGTGCTCCTCCAGCGCCCATAGACGCAGAACATTTCCCGCAGCCCAGCCTTTGCGAGCCTGACTCCCGTCTCGGACCTCCCCGAGGATCGTCCGGGCTGCTTCCTTTCAACCCCGAAAGATAGGGTCACCCCTCAGTTGAAGTCGCTCTTGGGTTTTCCGCAACTCACCTGAACTCCACCCGCGTTCCCCTCCCTGGGCTTACTGCTGCCACCTACTGTCCGACCTGAATGAAATTCCAAATGCCATCTCAAGCCCAgtggaaaggtggggggggggggggaatctttcCTTCTCTGGCCCCCGGGCTCAGAGCGGTTAGGGGAAGatatgtgtgtggggtggggtggggtgagggaggggggcgGCAGAGAGATTTTTCTAGCTGGTGCTAGGGCAGCCAGGCCTCAGAGGTGGGGTGGGTCTGGCCATTGTGCAACCCCTTCCAGTTCCTCTGAGCAGATAATAGCTGAATCCAGATGGTGACAGCCCATGTGTCACCGTTTCCAGTTGAGTCTAGGATATGAGTAACCGGACTAAACAAAAGGCGCTTAAAGAGACCAGCTAGCTTCTGAGAGGAGATACTACCCATTTTCCTGGTGAAGGTGGGGccaaggaagggggggggggagataaacaaacaaatgaaaaaacctTGGACAACATCCCATACCCCTCCTGTGACAATTTTAACTCAAGGCCGCTTATACCTGAGTCAGACTGTAGGCAGGTTGTTTAAGGCTGTGTTGTCACAGCCTTTCTTCGAGTCATCTGTTCCTTCTGACTAATGACAGATCTTCATGTTCCCCAGCCCCTCCAAGCTTCCACTTGGAGGTTGCAGACTGGCCACATGCTGtgctctctgtgctgagcactttgGGTCTGCAGGAGGTCATGCATTTTCAAGGACTGCTTTTTCGCTCCTGGAGATCCCAGGGGGCTCCTGCAAACAAGGGAGGGCCACAGAAGGCTGGGGCTTTAGGGCTTAGCTCTCCTGTGCGGATGGCCTCAGATGGCCTCATGAAAGGAGGTGACACATATATGGATGCTTTTAAACCATCCTTATTGTAATCCAGTGGTTATTTGCTAGCCCAGAGCCCTAGATGTTGCCAGTCTGGGGTGTTAGAGGCAGGTGGGGCGgcagagattgggggggggggggcgggtgtgaATGAAAGGAGCCTTGCTTTCGAGCACAGCCCAATGATTGAGAGCTGCAGCCTGGAATTTAGACGGCAGCCTCTGTCTTCCTAGCCTCCTAAATGGGTCCTCTTCTCTCTGCAGGTGTTTCCCATTAAACACTACCAGGACAAAATCAGGCCTTACATCCAGCTGCCATCACACAGAAACATCACTGGCATCGTGGAAGTGATCCTTGGGGAAACCAAGGCCTACGTCTTCTTTGAGAAGGACTTTGGGGACATGCACTCCTATGTGCGAAGCCGGAAGAGGCTGCGGGAAGAGGAGGCTGCACGGCTCTTCAAGCAGATTGTGTCCGCGGTGGCCCACTGCCACCAGTCGGCCATCGTGCTCGGGGACCTGAAACTTAGGAAATTTGTCTTCTCCACGGAGGAGAGGTGAGCAGCCTCCGCAGCTCCTCCTGTGGCCTTTCAGGGCGCAGTTAGGTGCAGTTAGGTGCAGAGTGTTGGTTCAAATCAGAGCCAAGGGCTCAGTTGTCCCAGACTTAGTATTTAGAAGTCCTCTCCTGAGGAGCCGTGGCCAAGGATGGTTTATTCTGCACTCTCGTGGATGTGGCCTGGGGACATCTTGGTGCTTCTTTCTGTGGGATGTCATATGATGACAGGATGCCCTCCCCACTTCCACTCCAGGATCAAGTTTATTCCCCATTGTTGTCAGAAAGGTCAGTTCTTCTGGGGTGCGGATGTCACCCTGCCCGTCACAACCTGGACCCCTAAAGGAAGTTTTCAAGTCCTTGCTTCTACCAAGTGGGGCCTTTTCTTTTGTACCTAGAAAGTATCACAGAGCTAAACTGTTGTATTTGCAGAATTGTGCCCTCCTCCTCTGTACCATATTCCTGTTTCCTTTGTCTGGCCCCCAATCCTTTCTTTACATCCTCTGGTGACTTTTTAGACCTTTTGTTTGGATACATCTTCAGAAAATAGCCACATTGAATAATAAATGGAAGTTGGCTGGAATTGGTTGCTAAGTATAGATCATGACTTACCTCATAAAGGACAAGATGAGCTTGATAAGAGAATAATGAGACACTAAGATTCAGACTTGTGGTTTCAGACCAGGGAATTCAGGAAGCCGCAGGAGATAAACCTCACCTGATTGTAAGAGGTGGGCCACATCCCTTATGGGGAGGTTAAGAGCAGTACCCTTGTAGAATTGTCGAGGGGTGTGTGTGATTTTGTTGTAGCTTTTCATGCGGGGCTTTCCCCCACCCGTGCACTTTTACCCTTACCTCCAGATCGTAGGAAAGATTACGGGGTTGAGTGGCCATAAAACATGGCTTTGTATCTGACCTTGCAATACTTATTGGAACATACCGATTAGCAAAGAAAAGCCAAGTGTTTGCAATGGAGAAGTTTCCAATTCCTGGAACATGCTCCTTCGATATGTTGATGTGTTTTCTGAAACATGCCTTACACACCTCCTTACCAGCTTTTGAAATCTGCATTGCACAGGCGAATGTCATGTGCACGGAGTTTGGCAACCCGAGGGTTAAGCAATGGCAGGCTGACGCTATTCGTGTAACCAGCACAGGTGCAGGGTTTTAGTACTACAGCAGCCAATCAGGGGCAGACAGTGCGGGTTGAGTCATATTTTCCGTTTACAGAACCAATGGGTATTTTACATAACGACGAGGAGGTCAGGCTGAGGACATACCGAAGTTAGCACATGTATACTACACTCCAGGgaacaggaaggcaggaaggaaaaaaaaaaaacaaaaacagccagccctttgagaggaaaagaaattgaCCCATTAGCCAGTACCAAATGTTTGCATTTGACTTCACAACAAGTGACTGACTGATACCAGGGCTATTtcagagaagcaggaaagagcataAACTGCCAGCAGATAATAGAGGTTCCCCCCACGTGGCTCTGGGTTTGAGGGGAATCGGTGAACCGTGGGGGGCTGGTTCTGAATAAGGAGGCACCCGCACCTTCGTAAGAGCCTCTGATTAAAGATGTTTCAGACTTCAGCTGTTACCTGGACAGATAACCCCCCACGTAGAGTAAATCTGCTTCGGTGTTGAGGTACCATCCGCACGTCTGTAGGCCCCGCAACCTTCAAATCCATTAGCCACTTGTGTTTGCTCACATGACCTCTCGGCCCAGGCTAAGTGTTCTTTGCAATTAAACACCCCAATAAATGTAATTAACATTCCTGGCCCCTATCTCATCACAGTTACCACGGTCTGGGCCCAGGTGGACAGAGTtccctttgtgtgtgtctgtcagCGTGACGTATGTGCATAATAGCAGTGACTTTGGGCCCCATGTTCTGTGATGCCAAGTGTGGGCCCATGGAGCCCTGGCAGTTTAATGGCATAAGAATAAGATCGGCCTGTAGGATGCTccaggcggggtggggtgggggggctgaaGAGGTGGGATACACTGTTCTTCCCTGATACCGTGTGTAGAAAATGTTAGCAATTCCCCTGAGACCGGCTCCCACTTCTGCAATGTGAACTTTGTAAATTGTGTAACCCTATTAGGATATCTCTTCTAAGCTCTAGCATAATGAATAGTATCTGGGGCTTTGCATCATACCCTCCCGCCCCAGGCTCTCTCTCGATACTTTGCAAATGTTTATTGCGGTCTGTATTGGTTTGTGAAATCCCGAGTCCTGGGTGGTTGCAGGGCACTGCTTACTGGATGAAGGGGTAAATGGCATTCCTTGGGCCCTTGCCTTTAGTGCCTGTGGGCACTGTTAATAGAGAAGGCCTTGTTTTTCATAGCAGCTGATCTGGAAGTAATAGCTTGTTTCCTCTCCTGCAGAAGCCAGCTCAGACTGGAAAGTCTAGAAGATACACACATAATCAAGGGAGAAGACGACGCTCTGTCAGACAAACATGGCTGCCCAGCCTATGTGAGCCCCGAGATTCTGAACACCACGGGGACCTACTCTGGAAAGGCAGCAGACGTTTGGAGCCTGGGGGTGATGCTCTACACCCTTTTGGTGGGACGATACCCCTTCCATGACTCAGACCCCAGTGCCCTCTTCTCCAAAATCCGCCGTGGACAGTTCTGCATTCCTGAGCACATTTCCCCCAAAGCCAGATGCCTCATTCGCAGCCTCCTGAGACGGGAGCCTTCCGAGAGACTCACTGCTCCTGAGATCTTACTCCATCCCTGGTTCGAGTCTGTCTTGGAACCTGGATACGTCGACTCAGAAATAGGAACTTCAGACCAGATTGTTCCAGAGTACCAGGAAGACAGTGACATTAGTTCCTTCTTCTGCTAATCCCAAAACCTCAGAAACCTCAATTCTCACACATAGCATTTCCATTTCTAAAGATGGACAGGCCTTTTGGCGTGGTGCCAGCCAGACATGCGATGGCGTAAAGACCGTAGCTGCTGAACTCAAcgtggccccccccccccttatttgtTATGATGAGTGACTGTATTGATCTGAGCGGCACACACTCTGATCCGGCTGCCCCGCAAAGTTGTTTCCCTTCTCAATGAACCGTCAGCAACTGTCCCGCTGTCagatgcaggggtgggggctggtgggtTCTGCGTCTTCATAGGTGGCAGAGAGTATGGATGTCCTACAGGGCGTGTGGTCAAGTGAAAGGAACTCCAACATTTTAAAGGGAGAGGAAGTGAGTCGCACAGTGGCATTTTGGGCAATAACCATATTTCGGCAGGGTGACAGATCATTTGGGCCAATGAACCTGCCATCTTTGAACTTGTCTTTGGGAGCTAGACGTTTGCTACCCCAGCTTCTCTATTGGAAAGtccatttttttgggggggggttggtttAACACACACCCTTTCTTCACACTCACAGTTACCAATGACCCTGCTCCATTTTTGGAGCGGACTGTTTTTGGAGCAGAGGAGCCTGCCTGAACTACGAACCCAGACTCTCCTCCATTTCCTGCCAAGACCTCATTTGCACTAATGCCTTCTATCTGACCTTGAAACGTCCccttctttgctgtcagcacTTACCAGCTAACCGTGGAGAAGTATCACAAGAGATTCGAACTCCTGGCTATTTCGGAACTCTAAGCTCAGAGAGACTGCAGATTTTTAACGTTAATTTGAGCACTTGGAAACCGTTAGCTTTGTTGGTTCCCCTGAAACGGGTCAGCCTTTATCCTTTTTCCCCAAGACCATCTCAGGGTGGAGCATTTTGTCTAGGAGAAGAAAGATAGGGAGACTCCTCGCCTCTCCCAAGAGCAAATGGtaaacctctctgtgcttcgGCGAAAGTGGAGTTTGGATAGTCTTAGACGACTCTCAGACCCACGCATCCCCTTCATGGATATGGTCTGCCCCTGGTGTTGTGTGTCACGTCTGCAGTTTTGCATGATGggttgttaatattttaaatttgatgtgGTTTATGAATACATCTCTATGATCGGCGTCTGGAGTGAAATAGCCCCAAATCTTTCAAGTTGGAAGAGACTTTCAAAGTATCCAGTCcaacttttttcctctctctgccatctCCCAAagcagaaccccccccccccaccccacaacttAACCTTCCTTCAGGTGGGAATCCAACATCTGTTTGAAGGCCTCCAGAGATGGGAACTCACTACCTACGAAAGACATTGCTTAACAGAGAAACTGCAACTCGcattaaaaacgaaaaaaaacaaaaaaaaaaaccaagaacccAAGAAATATCAGTAAATGTCTCAGTACTGAAATCAGGTGGTTAAACGGGTAAACCGAACATACTGTATTTTGAGAAATGGCACAGAGACAGGCAGGCCATCTTCAAGGGCTCCGCCTAGGCAGACAACTAACCTGCATTGTGAGAATGTTGTCAATACCTCACGTACTGTGTactttgtatatatattctacCTTTTATACCTGTTGTCCGATATGTGTTGTTGTTTTGGCTCTGAGGCTTGGTTtgttgtctgtgtctgtctgaATAACCTGCGTGTCTAAAACCACGTGAAATGTGAATGATTATTGGCAATATTACCTTGACAGAATCATGGGACTCGGagaagagggagggcagaggcctCTTGCCGCACTAACGCGCTCGTGGTTGCTCGACTGTTGTATCTGTGATACGTTACCCGGCTGAGGACTCTGGGCTGGCTGGGGCTTCTGCCGGGAAAGCTCGAAACACTAGATCCTTcctgtacatgtgtatatatgtgaacAGTGAGACGACCGTTTCTGACTTGtagagaaattttaataaatcGGGTTTCGTAAATAGGCGCAGTGCATTTCTTGGGAGTCCGATCTGCCTTTGCCTTGTGCAATTTCATGCTGGGGATGCAAAGGTCTCTGGCCGCAGGGTTTGGAATATCACAGGGGACACACAGAAGTAAACAGATGATTATTATGCATGACCTTTGGCAGAGTAGAACCCTTTCACTTTTTCCATTGAAGTGGGCAAATTCACTTTGATGGGTGAAGCCGGTTTGGTGACATCAGGGTGGCGAGGGCCGAGAGTTGAGACAGAGCCGAGAGACATTAAAGAGGAGCAAACATAAATAAGGCTTGAGTTGGAAGAATCCCTCTGGCTTTTTTTGATGAAAGCTATGGACACTTAGAAAAGTATAGATGTGTATGCAAATCCACCAGAACTTTGAGGTCTTCATGTGACCCTGAGGGCATCCCAAGCTTCGTGCTGGGATGTAGCCTCCCCGCCCCACTGGGGCATTCAGCTTAGTTAAAATGGCTAATTGAGACATTTCCTCCCCCCACCGTAAgtgtaaaaatggaaataaaggatGGAAAAACTAAAGGCATTATTTTGAAAcacaaaggcaaagagagaaaggatttTTATTAGGTTAATACCTTCACTGTTCCATCAGAATcgattttaaatgaaataaattagcatcgagagtgatttaaaaaagaaaaaaactttaggTTGTAAAGTGTAACAAATCTGCAGAAAAATGCACACGAAAGTGTTCAGCTCTGAATTTTCACAAACCCAACAGGAAGACAGTGGCAGAACCAGCGGTCGGATCCAGATCACAAAAGACTGCCCGGATCCCAGGAACATCTCCCCGTCCCTTTCAGTTCCTAAGGGAtacccctgccccgcccccacccccacactcccgAGGGTCACTCCCATGGGGCAGAATTGTGACTCCTCTTTTAACAGTAAAAATTAGAATGGAAGAAATGAGTTCTAAGTTTAAATGGAAAGGCATACAGAAGTTACAGATGACACAATTGCCTTTTTCTAGGACTCAGGCTGAGATCACCCAAGAACGGAGACCTATGACACCAAAGTAAATGCAACTCAGGCCTCGTGACCCAGgaacttaaaagaaatggaaaaaacacatcAGAGGCAgcgcggggtggggggaaatggccAAATGCCTGAGTAGCTTAGAAACTTAGGAAGCTGGGGGTTGGTCTGGGGCCATCCCAGGAATAGGACCCTTAAACCCCAAAGTTCCTGGAGCCTCAGAATCTGCATTGTCGTGTCTCCTTGCTCCCACAAATCCAGATGAAGCTCGGCCTAGCTCCCTGGgcatacagagagagaggtaataCTTTGGACTTCCCTGAGCTTTTTAATCTCAGGATTTCAAAACACTTTGCAAGCAATTAAGGTTACAACACCTCTGAGTACTGTTGTTACATGCATCGAATGGAGAGAAACATGGGTCAGGATTGGCTGGGGTGACATGTGATGCCGCAGATACATGAATGTAATCTTTTCAAAGGTAGGAACAAATCAGGGGCGATTTCAACCAGTCCCATTATAGAAGTTTGGAACAAGAGTGTGCAAACACTGGCTGGGAAGCTGATCATTTGTAATTCCCCTTGTGTTCTCAATGAATGAGCAAATCATTCAAGTAACATCTCCATAACCTTTTACTCATAGTGGAACTTTCTAGAAGTGTtactctttccctcccccacccagttCCCTTCCCCCTTTTATATTCCCAGCAGCTGAGTGAAATAGGCAAGTCAAATATTATTTGCTCCATTTTGTAGACGAGAACACTGAGGCGTGAGTGCCTTTCAGTAGTTACTCAGGAGTAAGCAGCTCGGAGCTGGGACTCGAACTTGGGTCTTTGGACTCCTTGCTcaacgttgttgttgttgtgtctgCACACTGTCCCATGAAGTCTTCCGGTAGAATGATGAGTGGACAAGGTGGTTTGAGATAGTTACAAATACTGAGCCTTAACCCCACTAGTCTCGTCACAACGACCTAGCACATCAGTCATAAAGGTGGGAGCGTCCCACAAGGTGAGAGatacataaatcaataaacaCTTACTGTGTACCTACCGTGCGCCAGGCACTGTAGACCCTTGGCAAACAGATGACCCCACCTCAGTCCTCCTAGCTCATGGAGTGGGAAGCGCCCTGGGGTCAGGGACTGTGACTGTCTTGTTCAGCCTTGGCTCTCCAGAACCCAGAGCAGTGCTTGCCACAAGGAAGGTGTCCAATGTCAACATAGATGGACAGGTGGGTGAATGGATGTTGGATGCATGGGTGTCTTCTGGTAGGTCAGGGAACCATGAGCAGGGAAGCAGAAATCTTGTGACTGGGGTATCGTTCTAACTCTGAACCCCTTCTGCTGTATGCCTTTGAAGAAGCAGATCTGCCACTGTGGTTCTTATTTGctcatctttatatatattttaatttgaaagaaagagagagagcatgagcgagggagaggggcagagagagagagagagagagagagagaatc encodes:
- the TRIB1 gene encoding tribbles homolog 1, with the protein product MRVGPVRSAMSGASQPRGPALLLPAARGAPVKRLLDADDAAAVAAKCPRLSECSSPPDYLSPPGSPCSPQPPPAAPGAGGGSGSAPGPSRIADYLLLPLAEREHVSRALCIHTGRELRCKVFPIKHYQDKIRPYIQLPSHRNITGIVEVILGETKAYVFFEKDFGDMHSYVRSRKRLREEEAARLFKQIVSAVAHCHQSAIVLGDLKLRKFVFSTEERSQLRLESLEDTHIIKGEDDALSDKHGCPAYVSPEILNTTGTYSGKAADVWSLGVMLYTLLVGRYPFHDSDPSALFSKIRRGQFCIPEHISPKARCLIRSLLRREPSERLTAPEILLHPWFESVLEPGYVDSEIGTSDQIVPEYQEDSDISSFFC